Genomic window (Bacteroidales bacterium):
TTAATAATGACCTCTTAGGGAATAGACAACAATGGTGTCATCAATTAATTCATAAATAATCCGGTGTTCAAGGTTAATGCGCCGGCTCCATTTACCTGATAAATTGTGCTTCAAAGGTTCAGGCTTTCCACTGCCGGAAAAGGGATGTTCGGCAATCTCCTGTAATATTTCAAAGGCTTTGCTTAGCAGTTGGGTATAGCCGGCTTTTTTGAAAAAGGAAATATCCTTTAATGCCTGATCGGTGAAATCAATGGGATATTTCATATTACTCGCCCTGAAACAGCGCTTTCAACTCGTCGGTGGAGTTCACACGGGTAAATCTGCCATTTTTGTAATCTTCCTCACTCTCACGTATCTTTTCCACAAAATCGGGATTGTAGGGTGGCAGTGCTTCTTCTACGGTATACTGAATGTTCAGTTTATTAAGGTAGGTTTTGAGCTCTGAAAGATGTTTGCCTTCTGCCTGAATGATCAATGTTTCCATAACAGT
Coding sequences:
- a CDS encoding Txe/YoeB family addiction module toxin, with translation MKYPIDFTDQALKDISFFKKAGYTQLLSKAFEILQEIAEHPFSGSGKPEPLKHNLSGKWSRRINLEHRIIYELIDDTIVVYSLRGHY